The Megasphaera stantonii genome includes a window with the following:
- a CDS encoding MATE family efflux transporter produces the protein MNETFMKEKPILPLIASMSLPAVVSMIVNSLYNIIDSFFVAMISEDALTAVSLVFPMQNFVNAVSIGFGVGLNAVISICLGAKQNDTAHTAATHGMVLSVVHGVVLTAVTFALIPSFLRMFTDDEAVVSMGLTYAYIVFGFSTILTIGLAYEKMFQAVGRMNVTMIALICGCLTNIVGDPILIFGFGPIPAMGIAGAAWATGLGQTVSLAVYLAVCRYKPLQVRISSAYLVWNPLLDKRLYGIGIPAVLNMGLPSLLVSALNGMLAPFSPIYVVILGIYYKLQTFLYMPSNGIIQGVRPLIGYNFGAGEYGRVGALYRTTLGLNSLIMIGGTVVCFAVPDVLIGWFTENPETIRLGASALRIISCGFIVSALSVTASGALEGLGKGVPSLLISLLRYVVVIIPAAFVCVSLWGPDGIWHCFWIAEGVAALLAFFIYRRTASAAMGKAGK, from the coding sequence ATGAACGAAACCTTTATGAAAGAGAAACCGATATTGCCGCTCATCGCGTCTATGTCGCTGCCGGCTGTCGTATCGATGATCGTCAATTCATTATATAACATTATCGACAGCTTTTTTGTCGCCATGATCAGCGAAGATGCCCTGACTGCCGTATCACTCGTATTTCCCATGCAGAACTTCGTCAACGCCGTGAGCATAGGCTTCGGCGTCGGCCTGAACGCGGTCATTTCCATCTGCCTGGGAGCTAAGCAGAACGATACAGCCCATACGGCGGCGACGCACGGCATGGTACTATCCGTTGTCCACGGCGTCGTGCTGACAGCCGTGACCTTCGCCCTGATTCCGTCTTTCCTGCGCATGTTTACCGACGACGAGGCTGTCGTATCCATGGGGCTAACCTATGCCTATATTGTTTTTGGGTTTTCTACGATATTGACCATCGGCCTGGCCTATGAAAAGATGTTTCAAGCCGTCGGCAGGATGAATGTGACGATGATAGCCCTTATCTGCGGATGTCTGACGAATATCGTCGGCGATCCCATTTTGATTTTCGGCTTCGGCCCCATTCCGGCTATGGGGATCGCCGGCGCGGCCTGGGCGACGGGACTGGGGCAGACCGTGTCGCTGGCCGTATACCTTGCCGTATGCCGGTATAAGCCTCTGCAGGTACGTATTTCGTCGGCCTATCTGGTATGGAATCCCCTGCTGGATAAGCGCCTATACGGCATCGGCATTCCCGCCGTGCTCAATATGGGCCTGCCGTCGCTGCTCGTATCGGCTCTCAACGGCATGCTGGCGCCCTTTTCGCCGATATACGTCGTCATCCTCGGCATCTACTATAAACTCCAGACCTTTTTGTATATGCCGTCCAACGGCATCATTCAGGGCGTGCGGCCTCTTATCGGCTATAACTTCGGCGCAGGGGAATACGGCCGCGTCGGCGCGTTGTATAGGACGACGTTAGGGCTGAACAGCCTCATCATGATCGGCGGAACCGTTGTCTGCTTTGCTGTTCCAGATGTACTCATAGGTTGGTTTACGGAAAATCCCGAAACGATACGCCTCGGAGCGTCGGCCCTGCGCATTATCAGCTGCGGCTTTATCGTGTCGGCCCTATCCGTTACGGCGTCGGGAGCTCTTGAAGGACTGGGGAAGGGCGTACCGTCCCTGCTGATTTCCCTCCTGCGCTACGTCGTCGTCATCATTCCGGCAGCGTTTGTCTGTGTCAGCCTGTGGGGCCCCGACGGCATTTGGCACTGCTTTTGGATAGCGGAAGGCGTTGCGGCATTGCTGGCCTTCTTCATCTACAGGAGAACGGCGTCGGCTGCCATGGGGAAGGCAGGTAAATAG
- the pgeF gene encoding peptidoglycan editing factor PgeF, with protein sequence MLQEKNGIFYITFDIFKALSNVTAAVSARKGGVSGAPFASLNMSFSSGDDPRHVLENRRRYLSALHVVPEHIICCNQVHGVNVVQAGRADWGRGALERESAIPSCDGLMTDEAGVPLTMNFADCTPLLFCDPVHHAVAVSHGGWRGTAGNIAAETLRRMGEAYGTKPDDVLAAIGPAIGPCCFEVGQEVVDAFAKLFSPLEMEELTRPAGNKYYFDLPKANRLLLLRAGIRAEHLEDAGLCTYCRDDLFFSYRKASKAGEQTGRHMAVIMWNEGD encoded by the coding sequence ATGCTGCAAGAAAAAAACGGTATTTTTTATATTACCTTTGATATATTTAAAGCGCTGTCTAATGTGACCGCCGCCGTATCGGCGCGGAAGGGCGGCGTGAGCGGCGCTCCCTTTGCATCTCTCAACATGAGCTTTTCCAGCGGCGACGATCCGCGGCATGTCCTGGAAAACCGCCGCCGCTATTTGTCGGCCCTGCACGTCGTGCCGGAACACATCATCTGCTGCAATCAGGTACACGGCGTCAACGTCGTTCAGGCCGGACGAGCCGACTGGGGACGGGGGGCCTTGGAGCGGGAGAGCGCAATTCCGTCGTGCGACGGCCTGATGACCGATGAAGCCGGCGTGCCGCTGACGATGAATTTCGCCGATTGCACGCCCTTGTTGTTCTGCGATCCCGTGCACCATGCTGTCGCCGTAAGTCACGGCGGCTGGCGGGGAACGGCGGGAAACATCGCGGCAGAGACGCTGCGGCGCATGGGCGAGGCCTACGGCACGAAGCCGGATGACGTGCTGGCTGCCATAGGGCCGGCTATCGGGCCCTGCTGCTTTGAAGTAGGGCAGGAAGTCGTCGATGCATTTGCCAAGCTGTTTTCTCCCCTGGAGATGGAAGAACTGACCCGGCCGGCAGGAAATAAATACTATTTCGATTTGCCGAAGGCGAATCGGCTGCTTTTGCTGCGCGCCGGCATTCGGGCGGAGCATTTGGAAGATGCAGGCCTTTGCACCTATTGCCGCGACGACCT